A DNA window from Oryzias latipes chromosome 5, ASM223467v1 contains the following coding sequences:
- the bcdin3d gene encoding pre-miRNA 5'-monophosphate methyltransferase, protein MDKATYPPSCDSGDEKEDPGAAPYGNFINYYTFNPPENRLSLVPATLLHELGYSDDEATLILDVGCNSGELSVAFYKHLVPQSEGNQRRGKVHLLGFDLDESLVQRAQQTNPLQDSITFITLDITENTEQLKVYLSEHGCSRFHLCLCLAVTMWVHLNHGDTGLTQLLSGLASISQHLLLEAQPWKCYRSAARRLRKLGRSDFDHFKTLKIRGDMADHAREHLEKHCGMELIQSFGSTAWDRKLLLFRRK, encoded by the exons ATGGACAAGGCAACATACCCACCGAGTTGTGACAGCGGTGATGAAAAAGAGGATCCTGGAGCTGCTCCTTACGGCAACTTTATAAATTATTACACGTTCAACCCTCCGGAGAATCGTCTGAGTTTGGTTCCGGCCACACTCCTCCATGAACTGGGTTACAGCGACGATGAGGCCACGCTGATCCTGGACGTGGGCTGTAACTCAGGG GAACTGAGCGTAGCCTTTTACAAGCATCTGGTGCCGCAGTCTGAAGGGAACCAACGTAGAGGAAAAGTGCACCTGCTGGGATTTGATCTGGATGAGAGTCTTGTTCAGAGGGCACAGCAGACCAACCCTCTGCAGGACAGCATCACCTTCATCACTCTGGACATCACTGAAAACACCGAGCAGCTGAAAGTCTACCTCAGTGAGCATGGCTGCTCTCGGTTCCACCTGTGTCTCTGCCTGGCAGTCACCATGTGGGTCCACCTGAACCACGGAGACACTGGCTTGACGCAGCTGCTCTCTGGCTTGGCCTCCATCAGCCAGCATCTCCTGCTTGAGGCGCAGCCGTGGAAATGTTACCGCTCTGCAGCCCGGCGGCTCAGGAAGTTGGGTCGCTCCGACTTTGACCACTTTAAGACCCTTAAAATCCGGGGGGACATGGCGGATCATGCCAGGGAGCATCTGGAGAAACACTGTGGGATGGAACTCATCCAGAGCTTTGGCAGCACCGCATGGGATCGCAAGCTGCTGCTCTTTAGACGCAAATAA
- the ppp4r1 gene encoding serine/threonine-protein phosphatase 4 regulatory subunit 1 isoform X1 yields MAGLSLYFEDSHDDMDDFGFDDYGSDCDGIRITAFLDAGQDNLTPLGRLEKYAFSENVFNRQIVARGLLDVLREFSENENDFISVMETVARMSEDGEPTVRAELMEQVPNIAMFLHESRPNFPAAFSRYLVPIVVRYLTDPNNQVRKTSQAALLVLLEQGLISKADMETKVCPVLLDLTEPASDDDYKIEAVAILCKVVTMLSKDTVEHLLLPRFCDLCSDGRLFQVRKVCAANFGEFCSIVGQEATEKLLMPKFFELCSDSLWGIRKACAECFMMVSNSTSPEVRRSKLSPLFINLISDQSRWVRQAAFQSLGRFISTFANPSSTGLHFRDDGTLPEIPSNCSLNSLNCNEISNCHTERSIPHTPPNQDGRATPSPEHVSTTESEDLHNFEDDHTSVLGEPHDNFTHTVRSDSSTATKSPSITKGTEHTDENFNSFHYWRSPLPDISGELEMLNCQTSVEVTETEEKEEEEAEELEENCPDSKSSHGKATSDQIQKVLDCLQPHIADPDVQVQVQVLSAALKAAQLDSPTDNSPPDLQLDVQPESDSGSLSPECKSEELQSEIEGALTEEEQTMETVPASETCPLQEQGDEPQTETLENKEESPPCSPVMECELIESVEEEKEDSPHSPLSEDKPKIQNVIPQPLLDQYLSMTDPARAQTVDTEIAKHCAFSLPGVALTLGRQNWHCLKDTYETLASDVQWKVRRTLAFSIHELAVILGDQLTAADLVPIFNGFLKDLDEVRIGVLKHLYDFLKLLHADKRREYLYQLQEFMVTDNSRNWRFRYELAEQLILIIELYNHRDVYDYLRHIALTLCSDKVSEVRWISYKLVVEILQKLYASRADDLGLEFINELTVRFCHCPKWVGRQAFAFICQAVVEEDCMPMEQFSQHLLPSLLSLSTDPVANVRVLVAKALRQSVMEKAYFREPGCAYSNKLEETVMALQSDKDRDVRFFASMDPSKGLMDTAPFI; encoded by the exons GTCTATCTTTATACTTTGAAGATAGTCATGATGATATGGATGACT TTGGATTTGATGACTACGGGTCAGACTGTGACGGCATTCGCATCACGGCTTTTCTTGATGCAGGACAGGACAACCTCACACCTCTTGGGAGGCTAGAGAAATATGCTTTCAGCGAAAATGTCTTCAACAG GCAAATCGTGGCTCGCGGCCTACTTGATGTGCTTCGAGAGTTCAGTGAGAATGAAAATGACTTTATCAGTGTTATGGAGACTGTTGCCAGAATGTCAGAGGATGGAG AGCCCACAGTGCGAGCTGAGCTAATGGAGCAGGTTCCTAACATCGCCATGTTTTTGCACGAGAGTCGGCCAAACTTCCCAGCCGCTTTTTCAAGATATTTGGTACCTATTGTGGTCCGATATCTAACTGATCCAAATAACCAG GTGCGTAAAACAAGTCAGGCAGCCCTGCTTGTTCTGTTGGAGCAGGGCCTAATCTCCAAAGCCGACATGGAGACCAAAGTTTGTCCAGTTCTTCTTGACCTGACAGAACCCGCCAGTGATGATGACTACAAAATTGAGGCAGTTGCT ATCTTGTGTAAAGTTGTAACTATGTTGAGCAAAGACACAGTGGAGCATCTGTTGCTGCCCCGTTTTTGTGACCTGTGCAGTGATGGTAGACTCTTTCAAGTGCGGAAG GTGTGTGCGGCTAACTTTGGTGAGTTTTGTTCCATTGTTGGACAGGAAGCAACAGAAAAACTACTG ATGCCCAAGTTCTTCGAGCTATGTTCAGACAGCCTTTGGGGCATAAGGAAAGCTTGCGCCGAGTGCTTCATGATGGTTTCCAATTCCACTTCTCCAGAAGTCCGACGATCGAAATTGTCGCCTTTGTTCATCAACCTCATTAGTGACCAGTCCCGCTGG GTGCGACAGGCTGCCTTTCAATCTCTCGGACGATTCATCTCCACCTTTGCAAACCCCTCCAGCACAGGCCTTCACTTCAGAGATGATGGCACCCTTCCAGAGATTCCCAG caaCTGCTCGCTTAACTCCCTGAATTGCAATGAAATAAGCAACTGCCACACAGAAAGAAGCATCCCTCACACGCCTCCTAACCAGGACGGCCGTGCTACACCATCACCAGAGCATGTTTCGACAACAGAAAGCGAAGACTTGCACAACTTTGAGGACGACCACACTTCTGTTCTTGGAGAGCCGCATGACAACTTCACCCACACGGTTCGAAGTGACAgctcaacagcaacaaaaagtcCCAGCATCACAAAAGGAACCGAGCACACAGACGAGAACTTTAACTCTTTTCACTATTGGAGATCTCCCCTACCCGACATCAGCGGGGAACTGGAAATGTTAAACTGTCAGACGTCTGTTGAAGTGACAGAGACagaagaaaaggaggaggaagaagcagAAGAACTAGAAGAGAATTGTCCTGATTCCAAGTCTAGCCACGGGAAAGCTACCAGTGATCAGATCCAGAAGGTTTTGGATTGTTTGCAACCTCACATTGCTGATCCTGACGTACAGG TTCAAGTCCAAGTGTTGTCAGCAGCTCTGAAGGCAGCCCAGCTCGACAGCCCCACGGACAACAGCCCCCCTGACCTGCAGCTAGATGTGCAGCCTGAGAGCGACTCTGGAAGCCTTTCCCCAGAGTGTAAATCTGAGGAACTGCAGTCAGAGATTGAGGGAGCGTTGACAGAAGAAGAGCAAACCATGGAAACTGTTCCAGCTTCAGAGACGTGTCCTCTCCAGGAGCAAGGCGATGAGCCGCAGACAGAGACCCTGGAAAATAAGGAGGAGTCTCCTCCGTGCTCCCCTGTTATG GAGTGTGAACTAATCGAGAGTGtagaggaggagaaagaagacTCTCCTCACAGCCCGTTGTCTGAGGATAAACCTAAAATCCAG AATGTCATCCCCCAGCCTCTGTTGGACCAGTACCTGTCTATGACAGACCCGGCACGAGCCCAGACGGTGGACACGGAGATAGCCAAACACTGTGCCTTCAGCCTCCCAGGAGTAGCCCTCACTCTTGGTCGACAGAACTGGCACTGTCTGAAGGACACGTACGAGACCCTCGCTAGTGACGTACAG TGGAAAGTGCGACGCACACTGGCTTTCTCTATCCATGAACTGGCGGTTATCCTGGGCGACCAGCTGACAGCCGCTGATCTGGTTCCCATATTCAACGGCTTCCTGAAAGATCTGGATGAAGTTCGCATCGGCGTGCTGAAGCATCTTTATGACTTCTTAAAG CTGCTGCATGCAGACAAAAGGAGAGAGTATCTGTACCAACTGCAGGAGTTCATGGTCACAGACAACAGTCGCAACTGGAGATTCAGATATGAGCTGGCAGA gCAGCTGATCTTGATAATAGAGTTGTACAACCACCGTGACGTGTACGACTACCTCAGACATATAGCGCTCACCCTTTGCTCTGACAAAGTGTCAGAAGTCCGGTGGATTTCTTACAAACTG GTGGTGGAAATTCTGCAGAAGCTGTATGCCAGCAGGGCTGATGACCTGGGCTTGGAGTTCATCAATGAGCTGACCGTGAGGTTCTGCCACTGTCCCAAGTGGGTGGGGAGGCAGGCGTTTGCCTTCATCTGCCAG GCTGTTGTGGAGGAGGACTGCATGCCCATGGAGCAGTTCAGCCAGCATCTCCTGCCCAGTCTGCTCAGCCTCTCCACAGACCCTGTAGCCAATGTCCGCGTTCTGGTGGCCAAGGCTTTACGTCAGAGCGTGATGGAAAAAG cttATTTTAGAGAGCCGGGCTGTGCCTATTCTAACAAGCTGGAGGAGACTGTGATGGCTCTGCAGTCCGACAAGGACCGAGACGTCCGATTCTTCGCCAGCATGGACCCAAGCAAAGGCCTAATGGACACGGCCCCTTTTATCTAG
- the LOC101175473 gene encoding cytochrome c oxidase assembly protein COX14 homolog: MLTGKRLADIGYRAFSASMMLLTVYGGYLCSMRAYRYVQKQKHLKVAAENQDAEIIKD, encoded by the coding sequence ATGTTGACAGGAAAACGCCTGGCGGACATCGGATACCGTGCTTTTTCTGCCTCCATGATGCTGCTGACAGTGTATGGCGGCTACCTGTGTTCGATGCGAGCGTACCGCTAcgtgcagaaacagaaacaccTGAAAGTGGCTGCAGAGAACCAGGATGCTGAAATCATCAAGGACTGA
- the ppp4r1 gene encoding serine/threonine-protein phosphatase 4 regulatory subunit 1 isoform X2 codes for MAGLSLYFEDSHDDMDDFGFDDYGSDCDGIRITAFLDAGQDNLTPLGRLEKYAFSENVFNRQIVARGLLDVLREFSENENDFISVMETVARMSEDGEPTVRAELMEQVPNIAMFLHESRPNFPAAFSRYLVPIVVRYLTDPNNQVRKTSQAALLVLLEQGLISKADMETKVCPVLLDLTEPASDDDYKIEAVAILCKVVTMLSKDTVEHLLLPRFCDLCSDGRLFQVRKVCAANFGEFCSIVGQEATEKLLMPKFFELCSDSLWGIRKACAECFMMVSNSTSPEVRRSKLSPLFINLISDQSRWVRQAAFQSLGRFISTFANPSSTGLHFRDDGTLPEIPSNCSLNSLNCNEISNCHTERSIPHTPPNQDGRATPSPEHVSTTESEDLHNFEDDHTSVLGEPHDNFTHTVRSDSSTATKSPSITKGTEHTDENFNSFHYWRSPLPDISGELEMLNCQTSVEVTETEEKEEEEAEELEENCPDSKSSHGKATSDQIQKVLDCLQPHIADPDVQALKAAQLDSPTDNSPPDLQLDVQPESDSGSLSPECKSEELQSEIEGALTEEEQTMETVPASETCPLQEQGDEPQTETLENKEESPPCSPVMECELIESVEEEKEDSPHSPLSEDKPKIQNVIPQPLLDQYLSMTDPARAQTVDTEIAKHCAFSLPGVALTLGRQNWHCLKDTYETLASDVQWKVRRTLAFSIHELAVILGDQLTAADLVPIFNGFLKDLDEVRIGVLKHLYDFLKLLHADKRREYLYQLQEFMVTDNSRNWRFRYELAEQLILIIELYNHRDVYDYLRHIALTLCSDKVSEVRWISYKLVVEILQKLYASRADDLGLEFINELTVRFCHCPKWVGRQAFAFICQAVVEEDCMPMEQFSQHLLPSLLSLSTDPVANVRVLVAKALRQSVMEKAYFREPGCAYSNKLEETVMALQSDKDRDVRFFASMDPSKGLMDTAPFI; via the exons GTCTATCTTTATACTTTGAAGATAGTCATGATGATATGGATGACT TTGGATTTGATGACTACGGGTCAGACTGTGACGGCATTCGCATCACGGCTTTTCTTGATGCAGGACAGGACAACCTCACACCTCTTGGGAGGCTAGAGAAATATGCTTTCAGCGAAAATGTCTTCAACAG GCAAATCGTGGCTCGCGGCCTACTTGATGTGCTTCGAGAGTTCAGTGAGAATGAAAATGACTTTATCAGTGTTATGGAGACTGTTGCCAGAATGTCAGAGGATGGAG AGCCCACAGTGCGAGCTGAGCTAATGGAGCAGGTTCCTAACATCGCCATGTTTTTGCACGAGAGTCGGCCAAACTTCCCAGCCGCTTTTTCAAGATATTTGGTACCTATTGTGGTCCGATATCTAACTGATCCAAATAACCAG GTGCGTAAAACAAGTCAGGCAGCCCTGCTTGTTCTGTTGGAGCAGGGCCTAATCTCCAAAGCCGACATGGAGACCAAAGTTTGTCCAGTTCTTCTTGACCTGACAGAACCCGCCAGTGATGATGACTACAAAATTGAGGCAGTTGCT ATCTTGTGTAAAGTTGTAACTATGTTGAGCAAAGACACAGTGGAGCATCTGTTGCTGCCCCGTTTTTGTGACCTGTGCAGTGATGGTAGACTCTTTCAAGTGCGGAAG GTGTGTGCGGCTAACTTTGGTGAGTTTTGTTCCATTGTTGGACAGGAAGCAACAGAAAAACTACTG ATGCCCAAGTTCTTCGAGCTATGTTCAGACAGCCTTTGGGGCATAAGGAAAGCTTGCGCCGAGTGCTTCATGATGGTTTCCAATTCCACTTCTCCAGAAGTCCGACGATCGAAATTGTCGCCTTTGTTCATCAACCTCATTAGTGACCAGTCCCGCTGG GTGCGACAGGCTGCCTTTCAATCTCTCGGACGATTCATCTCCACCTTTGCAAACCCCTCCAGCACAGGCCTTCACTTCAGAGATGATGGCACCCTTCCAGAGATTCCCAG caaCTGCTCGCTTAACTCCCTGAATTGCAATGAAATAAGCAACTGCCACACAGAAAGAAGCATCCCTCACACGCCTCCTAACCAGGACGGCCGTGCTACACCATCACCAGAGCATGTTTCGACAACAGAAAGCGAAGACTTGCACAACTTTGAGGACGACCACACTTCTGTTCTTGGAGAGCCGCATGACAACTTCACCCACACGGTTCGAAGTGACAgctcaacagcaacaaaaagtcCCAGCATCACAAAAGGAACCGAGCACACAGACGAGAACTTTAACTCTTTTCACTATTGGAGATCTCCCCTACCCGACATCAGCGGGGAACTGGAAATGTTAAACTGTCAGACGTCTGTTGAAGTGACAGAGACagaagaaaaggaggaggaagaagcagAAGAACTAGAAGAGAATTGTCCTGATTCCAAGTCTAGCCACGGGAAAGCTACCAGTGATCAGATCCAGAAGGTTTTGGATTGTTTGCAACCTCACATTGCTGATCCTGACGTACAGG CTCTGAAGGCAGCCCAGCTCGACAGCCCCACGGACAACAGCCCCCCTGACCTGCAGCTAGATGTGCAGCCTGAGAGCGACTCTGGAAGCCTTTCCCCAGAGTGTAAATCTGAGGAACTGCAGTCAGAGATTGAGGGAGCGTTGACAGAAGAAGAGCAAACCATGGAAACTGTTCCAGCTTCAGAGACGTGTCCTCTCCAGGAGCAAGGCGATGAGCCGCAGACAGAGACCCTGGAAAATAAGGAGGAGTCTCCTCCGTGCTCCCCTGTTATG GAGTGTGAACTAATCGAGAGTGtagaggaggagaaagaagacTCTCCTCACAGCCCGTTGTCTGAGGATAAACCTAAAATCCAG AATGTCATCCCCCAGCCTCTGTTGGACCAGTACCTGTCTATGACAGACCCGGCACGAGCCCAGACGGTGGACACGGAGATAGCCAAACACTGTGCCTTCAGCCTCCCAGGAGTAGCCCTCACTCTTGGTCGACAGAACTGGCACTGTCTGAAGGACACGTACGAGACCCTCGCTAGTGACGTACAG TGGAAAGTGCGACGCACACTGGCTTTCTCTATCCATGAACTGGCGGTTATCCTGGGCGACCAGCTGACAGCCGCTGATCTGGTTCCCATATTCAACGGCTTCCTGAAAGATCTGGATGAAGTTCGCATCGGCGTGCTGAAGCATCTTTATGACTTCTTAAAG CTGCTGCATGCAGACAAAAGGAGAGAGTATCTGTACCAACTGCAGGAGTTCATGGTCACAGACAACAGTCGCAACTGGAGATTCAGATATGAGCTGGCAGA gCAGCTGATCTTGATAATAGAGTTGTACAACCACCGTGACGTGTACGACTACCTCAGACATATAGCGCTCACCCTTTGCTCTGACAAAGTGTCAGAAGTCCGGTGGATTTCTTACAAACTG GTGGTGGAAATTCTGCAGAAGCTGTATGCCAGCAGGGCTGATGACCTGGGCTTGGAGTTCATCAATGAGCTGACCGTGAGGTTCTGCCACTGTCCCAAGTGGGTGGGGAGGCAGGCGTTTGCCTTCATCTGCCAG GCTGTTGTGGAGGAGGACTGCATGCCCATGGAGCAGTTCAGCCAGCATCTCCTGCCCAGTCTGCTCAGCCTCTCCACAGACCCTGTAGCCAATGTCCGCGTTCTGGTGGCCAAGGCTTTACGTCAGAGCGTGATGGAAAAAG cttATTTTAGAGAGCCGGGCTGTGCCTATTCTAACAAGCTGGAGGAGACTGTGATGGCTCTGCAGTCCGACAAGGACCGAGACGTCCGATTCTTCGCCAGCATGGACCCAAGCAAAGGCCTAATGGACACGGCCCCTTTTATCTAG